One genomic region from Ornithinicoccus hortensis encodes:
- a CDS encoding AMP-binding protein: protein MAEERTTFPRLMLEMAATRPDDVAMQEKQYGIWAPITWADYAQRVRDTAHGLAALGVERGEIVAVLGDNRPEWLIAELAAQSIGAAVVGIYPTSIGEELRHILTLSQARVVVAEDQEQVDKLLRLISEPTPEDGAPLAVEKVVYYDPHGLEAYTDPVLLEFTELEAQGRVWGEAHQGWYDEQVAAGTPDDIAVICTTSGTTSKPKLGELSHHNLLAMADHLTEIDPIGPKDRYVSFLPFAWIGEQMLAVACGLSRGLTLSFPEDSATQRSDLREIGPDVMFSPPRIWESMLSEVQVRIDEAGWLKRKVFGWGYDVGDKVARIRVSGKQPGAGLKLQHALADAVATRPVRDQLGLARIRRCYTGGAPLGPDVFRFFHAIGVNLKQIYGQTEICGIAVVHRDDDVPFNTVGTPIPGTDLRISDDGEILLRSASVFRGYYKQPEATAETVDAEGWLHTGDAGYLDDNGHLVVIDRAKDVLTAPDGTRYSSAFIENKLKFSPYVEEAVVFAPGSGTGTGASAGGMTALITLDPATVGSWAEHERLSYTTYTDLAGKDEVYDLIAEESTRANEDLPESIRVARFVLLHKQLDPDDDEITRTRKVRRNVIADRYADIIAALDRGDDQVAIRSRVTYQDGSSVERELVLQIFDLTTYTIPEGRGRRPVWSGRR from the coding sequence ATGGCTGAGGAGCGGACCACCTTCCCGCGGCTCATGCTCGAGATGGCCGCCACCCGGCCGGACGACGTCGCGATGCAGGAGAAGCAGTACGGCATCTGGGCGCCGATCACCTGGGCCGACTACGCCCAGCGGGTCCGGGACACCGCCCACGGGCTGGCCGCGCTCGGGGTCGAGCGCGGCGAGATCGTCGCGGTGCTGGGCGACAACCGACCGGAGTGGCTGATCGCCGAGCTGGCCGCGCAGAGCATCGGCGCCGCGGTCGTCGGGATCTACCCCACCTCGATCGGGGAGGAGCTGCGGCACATCCTGACCCTGTCGCAGGCCCGGGTGGTCGTGGCCGAGGACCAGGAGCAGGTGGACAAGCTGCTGCGGCTGATCTCCGAGCCGACGCCGGAGGACGGCGCACCGCTGGCCGTGGAGAAGGTCGTCTACTACGACCCGCACGGGCTGGAGGCCTACACCGACCCGGTGCTGCTGGAGTTCACCGAGCTCGAGGCCCAGGGCCGGGTCTGGGGCGAGGCGCACCAGGGGTGGTACGACGAGCAGGTCGCCGCCGGCACCCCGGACGACATCGCGGTCATCTGCACCACCTCGGGGACCACCTCCAAGCCCAAGCTGGGCGAACTCTCGCACCACAACCTGCTGGCGATGGCCGACCACCTCACCGAGATCGACCCGATCGGCCCCAAGGACCGCTACGTATCGTTCCTGCCGTTCGCCTGGATCGGCGAGCAGATGCTGGCCGTGGCCTGCGGGCTCTCCCGGGGGCTGACGCTGTCCTTCCCGGAGGACTCGGCGACCCAGCGCAGCGACCTGCGCGAGATCGGCCCGGACGTGATGTTCTCCCCGCCGCGGATCTGGGAGTCGATGCTCTCGGAGGTCCAGGTCCGGATCGACGAGGCGGGCTGGCTCAAGCGCAAGGTCTTCGGCTGGGGCTACGACGTCGGGGACAAGGTGGCCCGCATCCGGGTCAGCGGCAAGCAGCCCGGCGCCGGCCTGAAGCTGCAGCACGCGCTGGCCGACGCCGTCGCCACCCGCCCGGTACGCGACCAGCTGGGGCTGGCCCGGATCCGCCGCTGCTACACCGGTGGTGCCCCGCTCGGCCCCGACGTCTTCCGCTTCTTCCACGCGATCGGGGTCAACCTCAAGCAGATCTACGGCCAGACCGAGATCTGCGGCATCGCGGTGGTGCACCGCGACGACGACGTCCCGTTCAACACAGTCGGCACCCCGATCCCCGGCACCGACCTGCGGATCTCCGACGACGGCGAGATCCTGCTCCGCTCCGCCTCGGTCTTCCGCGGCTACTACAAGCAGCCCGAGGCCACGGCGGAGACGGTCGACGCGGAGGGCTGGCTGCACACCGGTGACGCGGGCTACCTGGACGACAACGGGCACCTGGTGGTCATCGACCGGGCCAAGGACGTGCTCACCGCCCCCGACGGCACCCGCTACTCCAGCGCGTTCATCGAGAACAAGCTCAAGTTCTCCCCGTATGTCGAGGAGGCCGTGGTCTTCGCGCCCGGCTCGGGCACGGGGACGGGTGCCTCGGCCGGCGGGATGACCGCGCTGATCACCCTGGACCCCGCGACGGTGGGGTCGTGGGCCGAGCACGAGCGGCTCAGCTACACCACCTACACCGACCTGGCCGGCAAGGACGAGGTCTACGACCTCATCGCCGAGGAGTCGACCCGGGCCAACGAGGACCTGCCGGAGAGTATCCGGGTGGCCCGCTTCGTGCTGCTGCACAAGCAGCTGGACCCCGACGACGACGAGATCACCCGCACCCGGAAGGTGCGGCGCAACGTCATCGCCGACCGGTACGCCGACATCATCGCCGCCCTCGACCGAGGCGATGACCAGGTGGCCATCCGGAGCCGGGTGACCTACCAGGACGGCAGCAGCGTCGAGCGCGAGCTGGTCCTGCAGATCTTCGACCTGACCACCTACACGATCCCGGAGGGCCGGGGACGTCGACCCGTCTGGAGCGGCCGCCGATGA
- a CDS encoding ABC transporter ATP-binding protein, producing the protein MLTRAYQHSLRGSHLPAGQPLLEVDAISLRFGGVKALRDISFTVTEGHIHAVIGPNGAGKSSLLNCISGLYHPQEGQIRLHSAALGADGTPGETRTHTLTSLPPYKIARLGVARSFQNIELFHGLTVLENLMLGRHIHMKHSVLKSMLWLGPARRQEIAHRHLVEEVIDLLQLQAFRGKPVGSLAYGIQKRVELGRALCLQPALLLLDEPMAGMNAEEKEDMARYILDVHELASVSVVLIEHDMNVVMDISDRVSVLDFGALIADGTPDEVKADPGVIEAYLGAEEEDAEVREAVVKMEDQIEEEHAADRAAAEGTEGGNG; encoded by the coding sequence GTGCTCACCAGGGCGTACCAGCACTCGCTGCGCGGCAGTCACCTGCCCGCGGGTCAGCCACTGCTCGAGGTCGACGCGATCTCGCTGCGGTTCGGCGGCGTCAAGGCGCTGCGCGACATCTCATTCACCGTCACCGAGGGCCACATCCACGCGGTCATCGGACCGAACGGCGCCGGGAAGTCCTCGCTGCTCAACTGCATCAGCGGGCTCTACCACCCGCAGGAGGGCCAGATCCGGCTGCACTCCGCCGCGCTCGGGGCGGACGGGACCCCCGGCGAGACCCGCACGCACACGCTGACCAGCCTGCCGCCATACAAGATCGCCCGGCTCGGCGTCGCCCGGTCGTTCCAGAACATCGAGCTGTTCCACGGCCTCACCGTGCTGGAGAACCTGATGCTCGGCCGGCACATCCACATGAAGCACAGCGTGCTGAAGTCGATGCTCTGGCTCGGCCCGGCCCGCCGGCAGGAGATCGCCCACCGGCACCTGGTCGAGGAGGTCATCGACCTGCTGCAGCTGCAGGCCTTCCGGGGCAAGCCGGTGGGCTCGCTCGCCTACGGCATCCAGAAGCGGGTCGAGCTCGGGCGCGCGCTGTGCCTGCAGCCGGCGCTGCTGCTCCTCGACGAGCCGATGGCCGGCATGAACGCCGAGGAGAAGGAGGACATGGCCCGCTACATCCTCGACGTGCACGAGCTGGCCAGCGTCTCCGTGGTGCTCATCGAGCACGACATGAACGTGGTGATGGACATCTCCGACCGGGTCAGCGTGCTCGACTTCGGGGCACTCATCGCCGACGGCACCCCCGATGAGGTGAAGGCCGACCCCGGGGTGATCGAGGCCTACCTGGGTGCCGAGGAGGAGGACGCCGAGGTGCGGGAGGCGGTCGTCAAGATGGAGGACCAGATCGAGGAGGAGCATGCCGCCGACCGGGCCGCTGCCGAGGGGACGGAGGGCGGCAATGGCTGA
- a CDS encoding IclR family transcriptional regulator, protein MTTNEIAEPGPSGGRGGLGTVRNAVRLLELLGEGPAYQQLTDLAERSHMSIPTVHRLLRSLVLADLVVQDPRSSRYGLGPELTRLSNHYLSRLPLLGALGPYLSQLRDQLGSTVHVETLVHGEVVYVDRVDGTDRGPYRDTHRVGPALSCAGGRLLAARAGDNGWQRALDRAEPVDREAAEADGAREEWAAADHLALEPDDPTLPAEVAVALVDGQGTAVAALAANVDDVLDTERVGRVAAHLGRAARAAGRTLGHA, encoded by the coding sequence ATGACGACGAACGAGATCGCCGAGCCCGGCCCCAGCGGGGGACGCGGGGGCCTGGGGACGGTACGCAACGCGGTGCGGCTGTTGGAGCTGCTCGGCGAGGGTCCGGCATACCAACAGCTCACCGACCTGGCCGAGCGCTCCCACATGTCGATCCCGACGGTCCACCGGCTGCTGCGCTCGCTGGTGCTGGCCGACCTGGTGGTGCAGGACCCGCGCTCCTCGCGGTACGGGCTGGGGCCCGAGCTGACCCGGCTGTCCAACCACTACCTGTCCCGCCTGCCGCTGCTCGGCGCGCTCGGCCCCTACCTGTCCCAGCTGCGCGACCAGCTCGGCAGCACCGTGCACGTGGAGACCCTCGTGCACGGCGAGGTCGTCTACGTCGACCGGGTGGACGGCACGGACCGCGGCCCCTACCGGGACACCCACCGGGTGGGCCCCGCCCTCTCCTGCGCCGGCGGCCGGCTGCTCGCGGCCCGGGCCGGCGACAACGGCTGGCAGCGCGCCCTGGACCGGGCCGAGCCGGTGGACCGCGAGGCGGCGGAGGCGGACGGCGCGCGCGAGGAGTGGGCCGCCGCCGACCACCTGGCCCTCGAGCCGGACGACCCGACGCTGCCCGCCGAGGTCGCCGTGGCCCTGGTCGACGGGCAGGGCACCGCGGTCGCGGCCCTGGCGGCCAACGTCGACGACGTCCTCGACACCGAGCGGGTCGGCCGGGTCGCCGCGCACCTGGGCCGGGCCGCCCGCGCCGCTGGGAGGACCCTGGGCCATGCCTGA
- a CDS encoding AMP-binding protein: protein MPESLHTAPPADWAAVADLINFDTAYDDLWRPGPRSGTWFAGGALNLSVNCLDRHLPDRGDQVALHWEGEPGDHRSMTYAEVHDQVCALARALRGMGVGPGDRVGLHLGWLPETVVAMLACARIGAIHTVLPAPLPVEPLADRLELLDLKVLFTQDGAWRHGTVLPLKARADEALLAGGSVEHTIVVRRTGMDVAWFEGDRWYHDLVAAARPGSGAATTSGGRSGDPAAPVSLPADHPIATIPLANKGGHPVSIVHGTATMLAGALAVHRRLRTGGVFWCAGDIAWAVTQIHGIYGPMAFGDTAVMYEGTLDVPTHTRAWDIIARYRVETMVTSPSVVRTVRGWARELPEVSALPSLRRVATAGEPVEEDLAAWLSDAFGSDDLEVADAWGQLELGGIVRVTGLSDATDGALLPDCGLDIVDQDGAAVPDGEIGEVVLRLPWAGTMVGVEGSQAAVAESHWTRHPGSYATGDLAVRHPDGRVSFLGRTDDVVSISGQLVSLREVREVLAEHPYVLQAEVTWRKDPELGRSLVAAVALTEEAGPDPDLDAVAIELMEAVREVMGGLARPRAVLVVDRFGDELGRTERAQAIGALATPDRAGAPRRVTWAQILAAAGQ from the coding sequence ATGCCTGAGTCGCTGCACACCGCTCCCCCGGCCGACTGGGCCGCCGTCGCCGACCTGATCAACTTCGACACGGCATACGACGACCTCTGGCGACCCGGCCCGCGCTCGGGCACCTGGTTCGCCGGCGGCGCGCTCAACCTCTCCGTCAACTGTCTGGACCGGCACCTGCCCGACCGCGGCGACCAGGTGGCGCTGCACTGGGAGGGTGAGCCCGGGGACCACCGCTCCATGACGTATGCCGAGGTGCACGACCAGGTGTGCGCGCTCGCCCGGGCGCTGCGCGGGATGGGCGTCGGGCCCGGCGACCGGGTGGGCCTGCACCTGGGGTGGCTGCCCGAGACCGTCGTGGCGATGCTGGCCTGCGCCCGGATCGGGGCGATCCACACCGTGCTGCCGGCGCCGCTGCCGGTCGAGCCGCTGGCCGACCGGCTGGAGCTGCTGGACCTGAAGGTGCTGTTCACCCAGGACGGGGCGTGGCGCCACGGCACCGTGCTGCCGCTGAAGGCCCGGGCCGACGAGGCGCTGCTGGCCGGCGGCTCGGTCGAGCACACCATTGTGGTGCGGCGGACCGGCATGGACGTGGCGTGGTTCGAGGGCGACCGGTGGTACCACGACCTGGTCGCCGCCGCCCGGCCCGGCTCGGGGGCCGCCACCACCTCGGGCGGGCGCAGCGGTGACCCGGCCGCGCCGGTGTCACTGCCGGCCGACCACCCGATCGCGACGATCCCGCTGGCCAACAAGGGCGGCCACCCCGTCTCGATCGTGCACGGCACCGCGACGATGCTGGCCGGGGCGCTGGCGGTGCACCGCCGGCTGCGAACCGGCGGCGTCTTCTGGTGCGCGGGCGACATCGCGTGGGCGGTGACCCAGATCCACGGGATCTACGGGCCGATGGCGTTCGGCGACACGGCGGTCATGTACGAGGGCACGCTCGACGTGCCCACCCACACCCGGGCGTGGGACATCATCGCCCGCTACCGGGTCGAGACGATGGTGACCAGCCCCTCGGTCGTGCGCACCGTGCGCGGTTGGGCGCGCGAGCTGCCGGAGGTCTCCGCGCTGCCCTCGCTGCGGCGGGTCGCCACCGCCGGCGAGCCGGTCGAGGAGGACCTGGCCGCCTGGCTGTCCGACGCCTTCGGGTCCGACGACCTGGAGGTCGCCGATGCCTGGGGGCAACTGGAGCTCGGCGGCATCGTGCGGGTGACCGGGCTCTCCGATGCGACGGACGGGGCCCTGCTGCCGGACTGCGGGCTGGACATCGTCGACCAGGACGGCGCGGCCGTCCCCGACGGCGAGATCGGTGAGGTCGTGCTCCGCCTGCCGTGGGCCGGGACGATGGTCGGCGTCGAGGGCTCGCAGGCGGCCGTCGCCGAGTCACACTGGACCCGCCACCCGGGCAGCTACGCCACCGGCGACCTGGCGGTCCGCCACCCCGACGGGCGGGTCAGCTTCCTCGGCCGCACCGACGACGTGGTCTCCATCTCCGGCCAGCTGGTCTCGCTGCGCGAGGTGCGGGAGGTCCTGGCCGAGCACCCCTACGTGCTCCAGGCCGAGGTCACCTGGCGCAAGGACCCCGAGCTCGGGCGCTCCCTGGTCGCGGCCGTCGCCCTGACCGAGGAGGCCGGTCCCGACCCCGACCTGGACGCCGTGGCCATCGAGCTGATGGAGGCGGTGCGCGAGGTGATGGGCGGCCTGGCCCGACCCCGTGCGGTGCTGGTGGTCGACCGCTTCGGCGACGAGCTCGGCCGCACCGAACGCGCCCAGGCCATCGGTGCGCTGGCCACCCCCGACCGCGCCGGCGCCCCCCGGCGGGTCACCTGGGCACAGATCCTGGCTGCCGCGGGTCAGTAG
- a CDS encoding type IV toxin-antitoxin system AbiEi family antitoxin domain-containing protein, producing MDDAALFAQQLLAGAHHDVLTLADARRAGASKHDITSLVARGHLVRLVDGTMTSRARWESCTTPEQQHALRATALTLVLSEQVALSHTSAAAVHGLPLLRRPGARVHVCRLGPGRGRSRQGYSLHRAYPGTERWLQPESDPLVVTPAVAALGVAALQGFVAGVVTLDAALHAEVATPEECHALLAAMERRPGIRLMSRVVAAANGGSESPLESQARLVVEALGFRVTLQVVLRTEHGEFVARVDMLIEELGVVIEVDGRIKYQNPDGTASVDTFLSEKRRESGIRDLGYGLVRLDHPDLSRPERIRARILAAARGADPSRRRRRV from the coding sequence ATGGATGACGCCGCGCTGTTCGCCCAGCAACTGCTCGCCGGTGCCCATCACGACGTGCTCACCCTTGCGGACGCCCGTCGTGCCGGCGCCAGCAAGCACGACATCACCTCACTGGTCGCCCGGGGACACTTGGTGCGTCTCGTGGACGGCACCATGACGAGCCGAGCCCGGTGGGAGTCCTGCACCACCCCGGAGCAGCAGCACGCCCTTCGGGCCACGGCGCTCACCCTGGTGTTGAGCGAGCAGGTCGCCCTCAGCCACACGTCGGCTGCGGCCGTGCACGGCCTGCCCCTGCTGCGGCGCCCCGGCGCTCGCGTCCACGTCTGCCGACTCGGGCCGGGGCGAGGCCGCAGCCGGCAGGGCTACTCCCTGCACAGGGCCTATCCCGGCACCGAGCGGTGGCTCCAACCAGAGAGTGATCCGCTCGTCGTCACCCCGGCCGTCGCCGCCCTCGGGGTGGCGGCGCTCCAGGGATTCGTGGCCGGTGTGGTCACGCTCGACGCGGCACTGCACGCGGAGGTCGCGACCCCGGAGGAGTGCCACGCGCTCCTGGCCGCTATGGAGCGGAGACCAGGCATCCGCCTGATGAGCAGAGTGGTGGCGGCGGCGAACGGCGGCTCCGAGTCCCCGCTGGAGAGCCAGGCGCGCCTGGTGGTCGAGGCGCTGGGCTTCCGGGTGACCCTGCAGGTGGTGCTACGCACCGAGCATGGCGAGTTCGTGGCCCGCGTCGACATGCTCATCGAGGAGCTCGGCGTCGTCATCGAGGTCGACGGCCGGATCAAGTACCAGAACCCGGACGGCACCGCCTCGGTCGACACCTTCCTCTCCGAGAAACGCCGGGAGTCAGGCATCCGCGACCTCGGCTACGGGTTGGTCCGGCTCGACCACCCCGACCTGAGCCGGCCAGAGCGCATCAGGGCGCGGATCCTCGCGGCAGCACGGGGGGCCGACCCCTCGCGTCGGCGTCGGAGGGTCTGA
- a CDS encoding transketolase C-terminal domain-containing protein: MSPAAHEVLDAHARERLAGLATGPVDLPAELPDRLAAEDALGLFDSQLASRHLDLAARWLRARGRGYYTIGSSGHEGNAAVAAALRADDPALLHYRSGAFYLERARRAAAAGLEVGGGPIDGVRDVALGLVAATDEPISGGRHKVFGRHELAVIPQTSTIASHLPRTVGVAFAIGRAARLGVDCPWPADAVAVCSQGDASVNHSTATGAINAAVQVGYRGLPMPLLIVCEDNGLGISVPTPEGWVAHAFADRPGLRYFAADGSDLAQTWTVARDAAAFVREQRRPAFLHLRTVRLMGHAGTDLESAYRRPAQLQADLARDPLLGTARLLVGAGVLSPAQALERYEATGERVRATLLEATDRPELATAEAVMAPLAPRRPDAVAAEVARMAERVAAGQGAAADQDTPSLTLAQTINRCLRDVLTAYGTALVFGEDVGAKGGVYGVTKGLAKKFGTARVFDTLLDEQTILGLALGAGVSGLLPIPEVQYLAYLHNAEDQLRGEAATLPFFSAGQYRNPMVVRVAGYGYQKGFGGHFHNDNAVGVLRDVPGLVIASPARPDDAAAMLRSCVAAARVDGSVSVFLEPIALYHSTDLYAGGDGAWTCPWVGPAGWAEGHVPIGRGRVHGEGSDLTIVTFGNGVPMGLRVAKRLAADGVGVRVLDLRWLAPLPVEDLVAAATATGRVLVVDETRATGGVSEGVFAALVDAGYSGRLARVAAKDSFIPLGDAANLVLVSEGEVDVAARALLAR, from the coding sequence GTGAGCCCCGCCGCGCACGAGGTCCTCGACGCCCACGCCCGGGAGCGGCTCGCGGGTCTGGCGACCGGCCCGGTCGACCTCCCGGCGGAGCTCCCGGACCGGCTCGCGGCGGAGGACGCGCTGGGGCTGTTCGACTCCCAGCTGGCCAGCCGGCACCTGGACCTGGCCGCCCGGTGGCTGCGGGCCCGCGGACGGGGCTACTACACGATCGGCTCCTCGGGGCACGAGGGCAACGCCGCCGTGGCCGCGGCGCTGCGGGCGGACGACCCGGCGCTGCTGCACTACCGGTCCGGGGCGTTCTACCTGGAGCGGGCCCGGCGGGCGGCCGCGGCCGGGCTGGAGGTCGGCGGCGGACCGATCGACGGGGTGCGCGACGTCGCGCTCGGCCTGGTCGCGGCGACCGACGAGCCGATCTCCGGCGGGCGGCACAAGGTCTTCGGCCGGCACGAGCTCGCCGTTATCCCGCAGACCTCGACCATCGCCTCGCACCTGCCGCGCACCGTGGGGGTCGCCTTCGCGATCGGCCGTGCCGCCCGGCTGGGAGTCGACTGCCCCTGGCCCGCCGACGCGGTCGCCGTGTGCAGCCAGGGCGACGCCTCGGTCAACCACTCCACCGCGACCGGGGCAATCAACGCGGCGGTGCAGGTCGGCTACCGCGGGTTGCCGATGCCGCTGCTCATCGTCTGCGAGGACAACGGCCTGGGGATCAGCGTGCCGACGCCCGAGGGCTGGGTGGCGCACGCCTTCGCCGACCGCCCGGGCCTGCGCTACTTCGCCGCGGACGGTTCGGACCTGGCGCAGACCTGGACGGTCGCGCGGGACGCTGCGGCGTTCGTCCGCGAGCAGCGTCGCCCCGCCTTCCTGCACCTGCGCACGGTCCGGCTGATGGGCCACGCCGGCACCGACCTGGAGTCCGCCTACCGCCGCCCGGCGCAGCTCCAGGCCGACCTGGCGCGCGACCCGTTGCTGGGCACGGCGCGACTTCTGGTCGGCGCCGGGGTGCTGTCGCCGGCGCAGGCCCTGGAGCGCTACGAGGCGACCGGTGAGCGGGTGCGTGCCACGTTGCTGGAGGCGACCGACCGGCCGGAGCTCGCGACCGCCGAGGCGGTCATGGCGCCGCTGGCCCCCCGCCGCCCGGACGCCGTCGCCGCAGAGGTCGCCCGGATGGCCGAGCGCGTCGCTGCTGGTCAGGGCGCCGCAGCAGACCAGGACACCCCGTCGCTCACCCTCGCCCAGACCATCAACCGCTGCCTGCGGGACGTGCTGACGGCATACGGCACCGCCCTGGTGTTCGGGGAGGACGTCGGCGCCAAGGGCGGCGTCTACGGGGTGACCAAGGGGTTGGCGAAGAAGTTCGGGACGGCCCGCGTCTTCGACACCCTGCTCGACGAGCAGACGATCCTCGGGCTGGCGCTCGGCGCGGGCGTGAGCGGGCTGCTGCCGATCCCGGAGGTCCAGTACCTCGCCTACCTGCACAACGCCGAGGACCAGCTGCGCGGCGAGGCGGCGACGCTGCCGTTCTTCTCCGCGGGGCAGTACCGCAACCCGATGGTCGTGCGGGTCGCGGGCTACGGCTACCAGAAGGGATTCGGCGGGCACTTCCACAACGACAACGCCGTCGGGGTGCTACGCGACGTGCCGGGACTGGTCATCGCCTCCCCCGCGCGCCCGGACGACGCCGCGGCGATGCTGCGCAGCTGCGTGGCTGCCGCACGGGTGGACGGCTCGGTGAGCGTGTTCCTGGAGCCGATCGCGCTCTACCACTCCACCGACCTGTATGCCGGGGGAGACGGTGCCTGGACCTGCCCCTGGGTGGGTCCGGCCGGGTGGGCGGAGGGGCATGTGCCGATCGGGCGGGGCCGGGTGCATGGCGAGGGGTCGGACCTGACGATCGTGACCTTCGGCAACGGGGTGCCGATGGGCCTGCGCGTGGCCAAGCGGCTGGCCGCTGACGGAGTCGGCGTGCGCGTGCTGGACCTGCGCTGGCTCGCGCCGCTGCCGGTCGAGGACCTGGTCGCGGCGGCCACCGCCACCGGCCGCGTCCTGGTCGTCGACGAGACCCGGGCCACCGGCGGGGTCTCCGAGGGAGTGTTCGCGGCGCTGGTCGATGCCGGCTACTCCGGGCGTCTGGCGCGGGTCGCGGCGAAGGACAGCTTCATCCCGCTCGGCGACGCCGCCAACCTGGTGCTGGTGAGCGAGGGCGAGGTCGATGTGGCGGCTCGGGCGCTGCTGGCTCGGTGA
- a CDS encoding L-piperidine-6-carboxylate dehydrogenase produces MTTDETQPTATRPGLPDDTDLAARARAALLACGADEAALAGDQPARTPITGGELARVTWATAAEVDDAVGRAVEAFATWRTTPAPVRGALVKRLGELLAEHKDDLAVLVSLEAGKTTSEARGEVQEMIDICDLAVGMSRQLYGRTMPSERPGHRLMETWHPLGVVGVISAFNFPVAVWSWNTAVALVCGDPVIWKPSEATPLSSLGAAALLDRAIADTGAPQHVSQLLLGGRDVGEALVDHPDVALLSATGSTRMGREVAPRVAGRFGRYLLELGGNNAAIVAPSADLDLAVRGIVFAAAGTAGQRCTTMRRVIAHSSVVDELVERVAAAYRTLAIGDPTTDGVLVGPLIGAPAYETMTAALTAATEQGGQIVCGGTRVLEDLAPDAYYVEPAVVRMPGQTAIVRQETFAPIVYVLAYEELDEAIALHNAVPHGLSSSIFTADQAEAERFLAADGSDCGISNVNIGTSGAEIGGAFGGEKETGGGRESGSDAWKAYMRRATNTVNYSGELPLAQGVEFA; encoded by the coding sequence GTGACCACGGACGAGACCCAGCCCACCGCCACGCGCCCCGGACTGCCGGACGACACGGACCTGGCCGCCCGGGCCCGGGCGGCGCTGCTGGCCTGCGGGGCCGACGAGGCCGCGCTCGCCGGTGACCAGCCGGCCCGGACCCCGATCACCGGCGGCGAGCTCGCCCGGGTGACCTGGGCGACCGCCGCCGAGGTCGACGACGCCGTGGGGCGGGCCGTGGAGGCCTTCGCGACCTGGCGGACCACGCCGGCTCCCGTGCGCGGCGCCCTGGTGAAGCGGCTGGGTGAGCTGCTCGCCGAGCACAAGGACGACCTGGCGGTCCTGGTCAGCCTGGAGGCGGGCAAGACCACCTCGGAGGCCCGCGGCGAGGTGCAGGAGATGATCGACATCTGCGACCTCGCGGTCGGGATGTCCCGCCAGCTCTACGGCCGCACGATGCCCTCGGAGCGCCCCGGGCACCGGTTGATGGAGACCTGGCACCCGCTCGGCGTCGTCGGGGTGATCTCGGCCTTCAACTTCCCGGTCGCGGTCTGGTCGTGGAACACCGCGGTCGCCCTGGTCTGCGGGGACCCAGTCATCTGGAAGCCGTCCGAGGCCACGCCGCTGTCCTCCCTGGGCGCCGCCGCGCTGCTGGACCGGGCGATCGCCGACACCGGGGCACCGCAGCACGTCAGCCAGCTGCTGCTCGGTGGTCGCGACGTCGGCGAGGCCCTCGTCGACCACCCGGACGTGGCGCTGCTGTCCGCCACCGGCTCCACCCGGATGGGCCGCGAGGTGGCGCCCCGGGTGGCCGGCCGGTTCGGCCGCTACCTGCTCGAGCTCGGCGGCAACAACGCCGCCATCGTGGCGCCCTCGGCGGACCTGGACCTGGCGGTGCGCGGCATCGTCTTCGCCGCGGCCGGGACCGCCGGCCAGCGCTGCACCACGATGCGCCGCGTCATCGCGCACAGCTCCGTGGTCGACGAGCTGGTGGAGCGGGTCGCCGCGGCCTACCGCACGCTCGCGATCGGCGACCCGACCACCGACGGGGTCCTCGTGGGACCGCTCATCGGCGCCCCGGCATACGAGACCATGACGGCCGCCCTCACCGCCGCGACCGAGCAGGGCGGGCAGATCGTATGCGGTGGCACGCGCGTGCTGGAGGACCTCGCCCCCGACGCGTACTACGTGGAGCCGGCCGTGGTCCGGATGCCGGGGCAGACCGCGATCGTGCGGCAGGAGACCTTCGCGCCGATCGTCTACGTGCTGGCCTACGAGGAGCTCGACGAGGCGATCGCGCTGCACAACGCGGTCCCGCACGGGCTGAGCTCGAGCATCTTCACCGCGGACCAGGCCGAGGCCGAGCGGTTCCTGGCCGCCGACGGATCCGACTGCGGCATCAGCAACGTCAACATCGGGACCTCCGGCGCCGAGATCGGCGGCGCGTTCGGCGGTGAGAAGGAGACCGGTGGCGGGCGCGAGTCGGGGTCCGACGCGTGGAAGGCCTACATGCGGCGGGCCACCAACACGGTGAACTACTCCGGGGAGCTGCCCCTGGCGCAGGGCGTCGAATTCGCGTGA